The stretch of DNA CACATGTTGCCCAATCTGCATCTGTATAAGCCTGCAATTCAGAGACGCAGATGCAGAATAAAACAGGCCTGCATTAATAGTACCTTTCAAGTACTTTACCAAATGCTGAGCTGCAATATAGTGTTCATCTCTAGGAGCACTTAAGAACTGGCTCAAATGCTGGACTGCATATGAGATATCTGGTCTAGTTAGACTAAGATATAGCATCCTCTCAATCAGTCTTCTGTACTTCTCAGGTTCTGAAAGTAATCTTCCTTTATCAGTAGACAGCTTTAGGCCCTTTTGCATAGGAAAAGAAATTGTCTTGGACTCTTCAAACCCAACATCTTGAATTATATGAAGCATATACTTCCTCTGGTTTAATAAAATGCCATGTTTATTTCTGGCAACTCCCAAACCTAGAAAATACCTCATTAGCCCAAGTTCTTGATGGTAAACTTGGAATGCAACTGATCCTTCAAGGATTTTATTGCTACAATGTCTTCACCAGTCATCAACACATCATCTACATAAACCAATACAACCAGAAACTTCTTTGTAACAGGATCCGTCCTTGTAAAAAGAGAGTAATCTAGCTTTGATTGAATAAATCCCAAGTCCATGAGGTACTTAGTCAACTCAAGGTTCCATTGCCTTGAAGCTTGCTTAAGGCCATACAGTGATCTTTTCAACCGATAGACCTGCCCTTTCTTTGCTAGTGTATAACCCAAAGGAGGTTTCATATACACTTCTTCATCCAAAAAACCGTGAAGAAATgcattattaatattaagctgATGCAATGGCCAACCCTTGATAGCTTCTAGTGCCAATAAAATTCTTACTGTTGAAAACTTGGCAACATGAGAGAAGGTCAACTTGTAGTCTTTATCTTTGACCTGATTATAACCCTTAGCCACTAGTCTTGCTTTATACCTCTGAATGGAACCATCTGGTTTATGCTTAATTTTATAAACCCATTTACTCCCTATAACCCTTTTATTTGAAGGCAAGGTAGTCAATTCCCATGTTTGATTAGCCTCAAGTGCTTGCAACTCTTGATTCATAGCAAGAACCCATTTATCATCCTTACAGGCTTGATGATAATAACTTGGTTCATGTGACTCAACCACATTGCATAAGGACATAATATAATCCTTATCAAAAGAGGTCAATTCACTTAGAACATGTGCCTGAAAAGCAGTGGACCTTCTGGTCTTCTGTGGTGAACAATGATAATTTGAGAGCAAAACAGAAGGAATCCTAGGCCTAGCAGACTTCCTTATAAACTGACCTTGTTGTTCAGCTACAAGACCAGTAGCAACATCATTATTAGATGACTGAACTGTCACAATAGTTTCAGGAACATGTGGGTCAGCTGTTGTGCCTACATCAGTAAGAACTTCAGCAGTTGATGTAGGATCATCAGGATTTTCTAAGACTTCTGATGAATGAGAAGGAGCCTCTGTATTTATAGACTGCAGAAAATCATTTGATATATTGCAATATTCAGGTGAGGCATGAGGTGCCTTGGCCTGAATTGGAACCTTGAAAGGATAAACCCCTTCCCTGAATATGACATCTCTGCTCGAAAAAACAGTATGTGTATCTAAATCATACAGCTTATAACCCTTTTGATTATAAGGATACCCAATAAACAAGCAACTTCTGGCTCTTTTTTGAAACTTATCCATTGATGTGGGAGGCATAGAGGCATAACATAAACTGCCAAATATTCTGAGCTCATCATACTTAGGCTGTTCTTTgaacaaaatctcataaggagTCTTCCAGTTTAAGACAGTAGAAGGCATTTTATTAATTAGATAAGTAGCAGTAAGCAAACATTCACCCCAAAACTTAATAGGAACCTTAGACTGAAATTGAAGAGCTCTGGCAGTATCAAATAAGTGCCTATGTTTCCTTTCCAGTAAAATAATCTTTGCAATATGTTTGAAAAAATTATGTGCCATTGTCTGATTTAATCACTTTAATGGTCTTACCAAACTGTGTTTCAACATAAGATACAAAACCCTTGACTAAACCAGGCACCTGAGTTTTATTATGAATCAAAAAAGTCCAGGTTAACCTAGAATGGTCATCCAAAATGGTTAAAAAAGACCTAGCACCAGTAAGTGTGGGAATTTTATAAGGACCCCAAACATCCACGTGTAACAATTTAAAACATTCATTAGCATATGATGTACTCTTTGGAAAAGGCAAAATATGATGTTTGGCAAGTACACAAGTATCACAAGTAAACTTTTTTATTCCTTTCAATTGCTCACTGTTTACATGTCTCATCTTATCCAAGGAAGAATGACCTAATCTGGCATGTAATAAGCTCACTTTCTGAGACTGACtcaaaactttattactatttacaGAGATTTCCTTATTGACAAAACTACAATTGACAGTAGAATTCTTAATACTATGACTCCTGAGCTTGTACAGATCCCCAAATCTCCTAGCCAAAGCAACTATGTCCTTACTTGTAGGGTCCTGAAATACAAAATTATCATCCAAAAACAACACAAGTAAGCCAGTTGATGCTATTAATTTACCCACAGATAATAGATTTTGCTTAAAATCAGGAATGAAGAGGACATTATGCAAAATTATTTTATCATTAATTTTTGCAGTCCCAGTTTTATGAACCACTTTGACACTACCATCAGGCAAGCCCACATAGACAGGCCTAGATAAACAGGTTATATCATGAAGCAATGACATATTAGATGTCATGTGGTCTAAGGCACCAGTATCCACAATCCAATCCATTTTAGAACTTGTATTATTAACAGCACAAGCTTGTGAAGAGAGATACATACCACCAAAATTGACTGAGGACTGTAAAGTATAATTAGAAGGTTCAGTCTTCTCATTCATTGCTTGGAATACCTTAGCCATAACACAATTGACTATCCCTTGAACAAAGTCTGGTGAGACATGAACATTAGGAGGCACCTGATTATGCCCAGAATACCCCAAAGAACTCCCAGAAGCATACTCATGCATTAATGGTTGTGCAACAGAAAAAGGAGCAACATCCTGGTAATGACAATCTTGTTTAGAAGAAACAAGCTCAGCATTATTAGCAGCCTTAGAAGAGCCTGCCTCCATATTAGAAGTACCTTTCTTGGCATTATAGGCCTTAAATTTATAACATCTTTCCTTAATATGCCCTTTAGTGTTGCAGAAGGTACAGTTCTTGCGTCTCCAACACTCATCAATAGTATGACCAGACCTTCCACAGAACTCACAGTATTTTCCATCTTCAGGACCAGCAGAAGCATCATCTTTAACACGTTTCTTACTAGCCTCATCTATAGAAGAGTAAGACTGAGTCCTCTTCTTAGCTGCATAAGCAACTAACTCCACAACAACATCAGAAGTTACATCATTAATCAACTTCCGACGTTCAATTTTTTGAAGCATCCATAAAGCCTTGTTAATGGGTGGTAAAGGATCTAAGGTGAGAATATGAGTTTGCAACTGTCCAAACCCAGAATTCAGGATTAACTTGGCCTGTGTCTCCCTATCTAACAGTCTTTTAAGCAACTGACATGTACAGTTCTTCATAGCACCACATGTGCACTGAGGAATGGGATCCATTGTGTCAATGTTCTCCCACAAATTCTTGATTTTACCATAATAATCAAGAAGAGAAGAAGTATCCTGAGAGATATTACTCAAATTTTTTTTAAGAGCATATAAATCCAAAACATTCAACTGACCATAACGCTCAAGAATATCAGATCATAAAGACTGAGCAGACGAAGCATACTGTAAATTGTTCACTAATGGCTTCGCAATAGAATTCTTAATCCAACGAGAGACGAGAATATTAGAGGTGGCAAACGGGTCAGTCAGATCAGTTTCGATTCGGGTTCTttcggtttatcttttttttttcgatttcagttcggtGCAATTCAGGTTAAattcagttttcacttttaatcggttgtagatatttTGGGTCGATTCAGGTTCGAGTTGGGTCAATATCGGTGCAAATAAGGTTCGAGTTGGGTCAATATcagagcagatgagattcgagtcaggtcataatcggattggatgtcaagggattaggtctttattcaaaagattggatataatacgaataactttttttaaaaaaaagtaataaataatgtttttttgtataactacgatataatattaattcattgacgttaaatgggtgacactcatgtacaaaaagacaccctagatgtgacgcctaggtacattcgggtcatttcgggtttcaatgttgggtttctgtgatcaatgtacgggttgaaatcggttcaggtatatatcggttcggattaaaacaattctggttgaaacagttcaggttcattcgatcttgggtttatttcggatattacaaattcggttcgatttcgaatcaattcaggtcGATTCAGGTTTCGGGGTGAAGTTCAGTTATACCTTTCGGGTGTACGGTCAGGTGTCAATTCgggtattttcgatcggtttttcgggttcggtatacttttgccaggtctagagaATATTACATCTTACCCAGGAATTGTGCTTCTTATCTGTGGCAGGAGGACAAGAACATTCTCCAGTAATAAACCCAGCTTTGTTCTTGGAAAGAAGAGCATAGATGATCTCGCGCTGCCATTGAATGAAATTGGAGCCATCAAAGAGAAAAGACGACAGAatcaagcttggttgatcagtcTAAGAAAGAAACAAAGGATCGTCTAATGGCGAATACAGTGTATCTTCAGGCATGATTAAAAGAAGAAATAGAAGATTTTATTGTGCGGAAGCGTAAAGTAATAGGATCTTAATAAGCTGATACCATATaaaccatcaaacctccattgaTGAAGGAGAGAATGAAGATGGTTGTTATTGTAATATAAGAGTATTTAGAGAGAGGATTGTAGAAAGATGAAATATTATGTATATTATTGATTCAATGTTATTGGAAAGTTATCTGATTACAACAAGGAGTATTGCTTATATACTAAGACCTCTAACTGACTAACAAACTTAGTTGATGGTTATTTCCAGGTTAGTTACAAGCATCTTGACTAGTCAACTAATCAACTAACATGACTTATATTGTCTACACCTTTGTTGAAGAAAATATTGTTATGATACAGTATTTCGGTATATTGATCGTGTCCCAAAAACTGTATTATTGAGTACTTGAACCCAAGTAGTAATTTCAGAATATGTTGTACACACTACACACTACTATGAATCTATGATACACGCGTTTTGCTACGAACGATAAGAGGTTCGATCGCCATTATTCATGAGTGTTGAACTATTTTTGTTGATAATGACAAGTTCTTAATCCTCATTTCCTTCTTGAGTAATATGTTAGCTAGCTAGAAATGAAATGTTGCAGGACACGATTCAATCATTTTAGAAGTTGGCAGCAATTCTTCAAGTCTTGTTCTTTTGCTTAGCTGATTGTAAGGGTATAGTTATTGAGTTTACTCGTTATATGTTCTGAACAATCTTGACTGTTCAATTCTAAATGGTTCATAATACATGGTTGAGACTTTTTTTTGAACTTATTTCGTAAAGAGAGTTTGAGAAagattttttttaaatatataaatttgaCTGAAATATTTTGAGTAAAAGAAACTTTTTTATTTTGTGCAAAAAATATCTTCTGAATTAGTTAGGAAGTTGCCTTGAAAAAGAAGTCAAAATATATTGTGAAATATTTTATTCAAAAATATTATTTGAAAATATTTTTTTGCCTAAAATATAGGAGTGTTATGCAAACAAACTTTCTCCTATATATCTGAAGCATAAGTTCAGTTTTAGGGCCACCGAAATATAGTGCTTTAAAATCGtcattttgcaaattgttttgaACTATGAGTTTTTAATCATCTTTTTTGCAAAATCATTAAGTCGTGACATCTGAACAATTCGAGTGCTTAAGTTCTCATATTCATAAGTATATTTTGTTCTACATTGTTCTAAGTTGTGAACCATATAAGAAGAGAaaaagagttgtaattttcaatttgtgagagagtgCTTTTGGGGTATgggttgtactcgagtcgcacgaTCGGGTTGGACGTGAGATTTTCTTTGTAATCGGGTTTGGTtataaaggaaataataataagagagagATAGTGGACATAGACCTTTAGAGGGTAGGTCGAACCACTTAAAAAGTTCTTgtgttctcattttttcattgCTTTACATTTCGttattttctttatcttttattcATGATTTCATTTGAATCGAGTACATCAGATTATCTTCGATTAAACAATCATCAGAACTATTCAAACCGCCTGATTAACGAATTGAATTCAGCGTGTTTGTTTGTTTAAAGTTTAAAAAGGGTATTGAATGCACCCTCTCCCCCTCTTAAGTATCGGGTCGATAAACTCAACAATAATCCTACTTTAGCTAAAACTCGAATACCATAAGCAAGTAATTGATCATGCACATGGACATTGTGTGACACAGTCACACAACCTATGTAATCCTAGGTGGAGCAACTCAATTCACTGAAACCTTATGGTAAGAACCATGCCTATGTGTCACGGACCAGAACTTTGAGCTGgaacgtggcgcgcacccttgtctacactactacagatacaggctataacaacggtcaaaaaccgttgttatataaaaaagcggacgttgttaaagcgtccgttgtagaaggtttaaACAACGGTTAGTTTtattaaggaaaccgttgttaaaactattaacaacggttttaagtataaaaacccgttgtggaaagtgtgactcaattttggggggaaagttataacaacgggttttaatatacaaaaccgttgttataactaaagacaacgggttgttttaaaataaccgttgttgtttgttcttaaaaaataaaaaaaaattaaattaaatattactagatgcatgcataattacggcctgttagaattccgatgcatgcattattaccgacatcatctttgtacatatgaacggataatatggaatgagaagggttagtaaaaAGATTTGAAGCGacattattgagagatatatgatgatgattatggcacaacttcctaacatatatattaattaaaaagcaaatcaacccacacattgcttagtatataaatacattgcatatctcaactaacattttcattatctcaatatattcatatctccaaaccctaactgctaaaacaaactctacttaatctttcaaaacaaactcaaaaaactccaacaaaatgaatgatttcatccttaagactcttaccatgatcgagaacaacaacaacttcatccgccggttcctccatattgaggaaagtttcaggagctaccttgcagatgctcgatccgcactgaagtacgccaaagaagatggcttgacggagcagcagcagttgcagctatatgacgatatagcaaatgctgaacggaacctccaaatagccaaggaggagaggacggatacgatagagcataataagatcctctatgaatatataagaattgcatttttacatatgtaatttt from Silene latifolia isolate original U9 population chromosome 10, ASM4854445v1, whole genome shotgun sequence encodes:
- the LOC141607231 gene encoding uncharacterized protein LOC141607231 encodes the protein METDQPSLILSSFLFDGSNFIQWQREIIYALLSKNKAGFITGECSCPPATDKKHNSWLNVLDLYALKKNLSNISQDTSSLLDYYGKIKNLWENIDTMDPIPQCTCGAMKNCTCQLLKRLLDRETQAKLILNSGFGQLQTHILTLDPLPPINKALWMLQKIERRKLINDVTSDVVVELVAYAAKKRTQSYSSIDEASKKRVKDDASAGPEDGKYCEFCGRSGHTIDECWRRKNCTFCNTKGHIKERCYKFKAYNAKKGTSNMEAGSSKAANNAELVSSKQDCHYQDVAPFSVAQPLMHEYASGSSLGYSGHNQVPPNVHVSPDFVQGIVNCVMAKVFQAMNEKTEPSNYTLQSSVNFGGMYLSSQACAVNNTSSKMDWIVDTGALDHMTSNMSLLHDITCLSRPVYVGLPDGSVKVVHKTGTAKINDKIILHNVLFIPDFKQNLLSVGKLIASTGLLVLFLDDNFVFQDPTSKDIVALARRFGDLYKLRSHSIKNSTVNCSFVNKEISVNSNKVLSQSQKVSLLHARLGHSSLDKMRHVNSEQLKGIKKFTCDTCVLAKHHILPFPKSTSYANECFKLLHVDVWGPYKIPTLTGARSFLTILDDHSRLTWTFLIHNKTQVPGLVKGFVSYVETQFGKTIKVIKSDNGT